In Melanotaenia boesemani isolate fMelBoe1 chromosome 7, fMelBoe1.pri, whole genome shotgun sequence, a single window of DNA contains:
- the purab gene encoding transcriptional activator protein Pur-alpha, producing the protein MADRDSGSDHGGPTAGPGSLPPGAMGAMSRLQHDTEELASKRIDIQNKRFYLDVKQNVKGRFLKIAEVGAGGNKSRLTLSMSVAVEFRDYLGDFIEHYAQLGPTNPDIVQDEPRRALKSEFLVRENRKYYMDLKENQRGRFLRIRQTVNRGPGLGSAQGQTIALPAQGLIEFRDALAKLIDDYGVDEEPAELPEGTSLTVDNKRFFFDVGSNKYGVFMRVSEVKPTYRNSITVPCKVWSKFGNTFCKYAEEMRKIQERSREKRASELLPEGPHGGDDGDDD; encoded by the coding sequence ATGGCGGACAGAGACAGTGGCAGTGACCACGGAGGGCCCACCGCAGGCCCCGGCTCGCTGCCCCCGGGTGCGATGGGTGCCATGTCCCGCCTGCAGCACGACACCGAGGAGCTCGCCTCCAAGCGCATCGACATCCAGAACAAGCGCTTCTATCTTGACGTGAAGCAGAATGTTAAAGGCCGCTTCCTAAAGATAGCCGAGGTCGGGGCCGGGGGAAACAAGAGCCGCCTCACTCTCTCCATGTCTGTCGCCGTGGAGTTCCGCGATTATCTCGGGGACTTTATCGAACATTACGCCCAGCTGGGCCCGACAAACCCGGACATTGTGCAGGATGAGCCCAGGCGGGCGCTAAAGAGCGAATTCCTGGTGCGGGAGAATCGGAAATATTACATGGATCTGAAAGAGAACCAGAGGGGGCGGTTCCTGAGGATCCGACAGACCGTTAATCGGGGGCCCGGACTGGGAAGCGCGCAAGGCCAGACCATCGCTCTGCCAGCACAGGGTCTCATCGAGTTCCGTGACGCTCTGGCCAAACTCATCGACGACTACGGCGTGGACGAGGAGCCGGCGGAGCTCCCGGAGGGCACCTCGCTTACAGTCGACAACAAGCGCTTCTTCTTTGACGTGGGCTCCAATAAGTACGGGGTCTTCATGCGGGTTAGCGAGGTGAAGCCCACGTACCGGAACTCCATTACGGTTCCCTGCAAAGTGTGGTCCAAATTCGGTAACACCTTCTGTAAATACGCGGAGGAGATGAGGAAGATCCAGGAGAGGAGTAGAGAGAAGCGGGCCTCCGAACTGCTACCTGAGGGCCCGCACGGCGGAGATGACGGCGACGATGACTGA